In the Actinomycetota bacterium genome, CGGCGTTCACCATCCACCAGCCGAGCGCCAGATGGACAAGGTTCTGCAGCGGGTTCACCTCGAAGATCGTCAGGGTGTCGCCCCTGGGGGCGGCGAACCCGTCGAACCCGGAGACTGCGAAGCCGACGGTGCCGAGGATCGTGTAGATGAGGCCGAACACCACCGCCACCTGGCGGCCCCGTGAAAGAGGCGCGAACCCGCTAAGCACCGGCTTCGACCGCCGCTTTCTTCTTCGGCTTCAGCCCACGCTCGAACCGGGAGAAGATCAGGACCAGCAGCGCCAGCACCACCGACAGGGACAGCACCCACAGCGGGCGCACCGCCCACCACGTGGGGGTTCCCGTCTCCGGCTGGGGGAATCCCAGCGGGTACAGCACGCCCACGGTGATCAGGACCGCAGTCTGGTGCCACAGGAACATCGTCATGATCATGACGTTCAGGGCAATCACCTTGGCCCAGGTCCGGTTGCGTGCCAGCCGGCGGTTGAACGGCTCCCTCAGCAACATGGCAAGGCCGACCTGCCAGATCGTGAGCAGCAGGATGCAGATGGTCGGCGGGTTGGTGTTCGACCGCTCGTTGACCAGGCCGACCATGCTTGCGGAGTAGGGGCCGTACTTCGTGGCCAGCACCAGCAGGGCCAGGCCGCCCGCGGCCATCGCCCCGAAGTACTTCGGCCCCAGCTTCACCAGCGAGCCTTCGGCATAGAAAAACCCGATCTGGTGGGCGAAGAGCCAGACGAAGAAGTAGTTGAGGTTGCCCACGATGGGCACGTCTAAGCCGAACTGCAGGAGGTCGACGACCACAGCTCCGAGAGCCAGCCCGGCGGCAGCCTTGACGCCGTACCTGCGGTGGAGCTTCAGCATGGCGGGCGCCAGGCCGATCATGATCAGGTAGACGCCGAGGAACCACAGGGGCCGGGTCAGCAGCTCGAACGCCAGCTCCAACTCCCGGTCCGAGAAGCCGGAGAAGACGTCGATGGCAATCGCAATCGGGATCCACACCGCGAGGTAGACCGCGGTCGGCCGGAGCAGCCGGTCCACCCGGGAGGAGATGAACCCGGCGTAGTCGCCGCCTTTGCGTCCCAGGGAGTCTAGGGTCACCAGGTTGGCGAAGCCGCCGACGAAGAAGAACAGGGGCATGACCTGCAGGATCCAGGTCGCGATCCAGATGCCGGGGATCTCGTGCAGGGCGTTGACTCCGCTAACCGCCCCGTCCTCGAGGTAGACGCTGGCGATGAGCCAGTGGCCCAGGACGACCACGCTGATGCTGAAGGCACGGAGGAAGTCGACGTAGCGGTCCCGGCTGGCCGGTGTCTTTTCAGCCAGGGCCAGGAACGGCCGGCGGCGCCCGGTTGGGCGTTCGGAATCCGGTAGGGAACTCACTGGAAGTATCATAGGGGCGCCGGGTGCGATGCACGCTCCCACCCTGACGTTACTCAAATCAGTCTTTACAGGAGGTACTTTTGGACGTTACCGAGATGATGGAGTCCATGCAGGAACTCCTCGAGAAGAACGCCCCGGAGGAGATGGAACGGCCGGGCAACATCGTGACAGCCGGCATCATCGTCGCCGAGGACGCGGTAAAGAAGGGCCTGGTCAGCGGCCCGCTCTGGGACGAGTGCGGCAGCCACCTGCTGGCCGCCCACTACGCCTACTTCAAGAACATCCCGATCGGGACATTCACCGCGCCGTTCATCGGCATGAAGTTCCGGGAGATGCAAAAGGCCAAAGGGGAGACTCCGCTTAGCCCGCCCTGCCAGCTCTAAGTCTCCTCTGGCGTCGGGGGCGGGTGGATCCTTCACCGCTCCAAAAGCCAAGTCGCTTGTGAAGGACCACCCGCCCCCTCCTTTGGCCCCCTCCCAGGCAGGGCCGGGACCTAGGACTCCGGTGCGGGCCAAAAGCTTTTGTATGGGAGGCCGACCTGGAGCGCCCAGTTCAAGACCTTCTAGCTCGCTCTTCCTTCTCTCGGCGGCAGGATCAGCAGGCTCAGGCCCAGGCCCACCAGGCCCGTCCACATGATGGACCCCGCCCATAGCTCCGGCGCCCAAACTATCCCGTCCGTCATCGCCAGGGTCGCCGTATAGGTGCCCCAGAGGGCTACCGGTGCGAACGCCGCGAACGCCCGCAGCGCGTTCGGTTTGTCCGTCGCCGGCTTCAACGCTGCCGCTGCGACGTCTGCCAGCAACCCACCCGCCACCGCGGCGCCTATCAACTCGGGCTTAGTGAACGCGTTGATGCCCTGGATGACCGCAGCCACCAGCCCGAACATCAAGGCGCAGGAGCCGAAGTGAAGCCTCCAGCGGCGCAGGATCAGCAGCAGCGGCGACATCACGATCACGGATGAGACCAGGAACGCGGCCACTCCTCCCCTCTGGCTCAAAAAATTCATGTAACCGGCATCCGGACCGAAACCCAGGTCGGCCGCCAGATCGGTCTGATAGACCGGGGAGAGGTACAAGAACATGAAGGATGTGAATCCGGCGGCCAGAGATGCGGAGAGCAGCACGGGGCTGAACGCTTTGATGCTGGTGTGGACCGCCGGGTCGTTGCGTCTCCAGGCCGCCCGGAACGGGCTGGTCACAACAAGGAACAGCCCTGCGTACAGCATCAGGTGGGTGGGGCTCAACAAAGCGTCGATGTCCACCTCGATGCCGAAGACCACATGCCAGATCATGTCCCCTACACCGCCGATCCCGAACAGGACCAGGCCGGCGACCCCCAGCTCGTAGCCGAGCGGTACGGACTGGGTCAACGTTCGGCCGGGGGTCCTCCGGCGCACAGTGGACCACGCGATCCAGGTGGCAGTCGCGGCGAACCCTGAGTAGAACAGGGCATGCCAGGGGGTGAAGAACGTTTCCAGGCCGCCCAGGTTGGTGTGGGCCCACCCGTCCACGGCGATCCCGGCCAGCACCCAGGTGCACAGAAACATCGTGAACATGTCGCCGCCCCAGCTCATTACGGGGCTATGGGTTCCGGCGGCAGGGTCTTTCGTCGACGCGGCCGGCACGGTTGTGGACATCAGGCTCCTCCCCGGGAAGCGACCGCCTTCCCCGTCTCGATCAATAGCTCTGCCGCCTTCCGGCGGGTGGCTTCCGTATCCGACCCGAGCATCGTGGTCAGCTCCGACACCCTGCCCTCACCCTCCACCGGCACCACCTGGGTGGAGGTCCGGCCGTCTTCGACCTGCTTACGAACCGACAGGTGGCGGTCACCGAAGGCTGCTATCTGCGGCAGGTGGGTGACCGCAACCACCTGGTGGTGGCGGCCGAGGTCCCAGAGGCGGCGGCCGACGGCCTCCCCGACCCTACCCCCGATGCCGGCGTCGATCTCGTCGAACACCAGGACGGGAACCGCGTCCGCCTGGGACAACACCCCTTTGATCGCCAGCATGAGGCGGGAGGTCTCGCCCCCCGATGCAATGGTGGCCAGCGGGCGCAGCGGTTCCCCCGGGTTGGAGGAGATCACGAACTCGACTCGGTCGACCCCGGTGAGGTCGAACTTCAGCGGGCCCCCCGCCGGAACTTCATCCGGCGCTTCGGCCGGCAGGGACGCGACGATCCCGGCGGCCGGTCCGGCAGCGCCGGGTTCCAGCCCGGCCGGGTCCGGCGACAGTCCGAACGACACGCCGAGGCGGGCGCCCTCCATGCCCAGTCCGTCCAGCTGCTCCTCGACCGCCGTCGTGAGCCTGCGGGCCGCGTCCCGACGCGCCGCCGACAGCTCCGCAGCCAGAACTGCCGCCTCCGATCGGAGTGCACGCACCTGCGCCTCCAGGTGGGCCACCGAAGAGTCGTGGCTGTTCAGGCGGGCAAGCTCGGTGTTGGCCCGGGTCTCGAACTCCAGGACCTCCTCCACGCTGTCCCCGTACTTACGCTTGAGCGACGAGATCAGGTTGAGGCGCTCCTCGATGTCCGCCAGCCGGTGCTGGTCGTACTCCACCCCTTCGGCGAAGTCCCGCAGGTCCCGGACCAGCTCGGTGAGCTGCAGGGCCGCGGTCTCGGCGGTGTGGCGGGCGGCGCCCATGTTCGGGTCGATCCTCTCCAGCGCCGCCAGCGACTGCACGGCCCGGCCGATCATCTCCACCGCGCCCGGCGCACCCGCCTCGTCGCTGTCCAGCGACGCCTGCGCAAGGCCGACCAGCTCGTGGATCCGAAGGGCGTTGACCCTGAGGGTCCGCTCCCCGGTCAGGGCCTCCTCCTCGCCGTCCCGCAGGCCGGCGGCCGAGATCTCCTGCGCCTGAAAGGCCAGCAGGTCCTTGCGGCCGGCTGCGTCGGCGTGCTCCTGCTCGAGGGCCTGCATCTCCTTGCGGGTGCGGGTGAGGGTACGGACGACGCCGGCGTACCGGGCGCGCAGCGCGGTGACCCCGGCGTAGCGGTCCAGGAGTTCGACGTGCTCCGACGGGCGGAGGAGCGAGAGGTGCTCGCTCTGCCCGTGGACGTCCACCAACAGGTTTCCGATCTCGGCGAGCTTGCGCTGGGGGAAGGCCCGGCCGTTGACCCGGCAGACGCTCCGGCCGGAGGCGTTGACCTCGCGGGCTACGATCAGCCCGTCGGTGGCGACATCCAGGTCGAGCATCTCGGACAGCACCGCGGCGACCTCCGGGGCGACCTCGAATATCCCCTCGACGTAGGCCTGCTGCTCGCCCGCCCGGATGGCGCCCGGGTCCGCCTTGTCGCCCAACAGCAGCCCGAGGGCGTCCAGGATGATCGACTTGCCGGCACCGGTCTCGCCGGTGAGGACGTTGAAGCCCGGCCCGAAGGCCACCTTGAGCCGTTCGATCACGGCGTAGTTGGTTACGCTCAACTCAACCAGCATGGGTCCTATCGTAAGGGCAAGTAGTGACAGCCTCTGTGCTACGTTGGACTTGGAGACACATTTGGAAAAAACAAAGGAGATTTGATGCCCAGGCCTTGCGGCGAGTTCAAAGCCAAGTGGGAAAAACGTCCCGACAAGCCCGGGGTTCTGACCGTCGTCGGCGAGTGCAACGTGGCCGCCACGCACCGGATCGTCCTCGAGCCCCACGACCCCCCGAGGGACGGCGACGTCTTCCTGCTCGACCTGAAGATCAGCCTGCCCTCCGGCAAGCCCCCGACCTACGTCGAGAACCGCGCCACCCTCACCTTCAGCCACAAGGAGTACACCGAGGACCCGCCCGAGCGCGTGCACATCCTCGACGTGAACTCCGAGGAGGACCCGAAGGACGAGTGGCTGATCCCGGTTCGGATCCTCAACCAGGCTCTGGCGAAGGTGGGCCCCGACGGCACCAAGTGGACGAAGATGGAGCGGCCCGACCGCATCTGATCCTCGACCGACAGGAATAGCCGGTCGCTTGGGGCCGTTGACTGAGGACACACCACGGACAGGAGTTAGTCAATGCCCCAGTTCAAGTGAGTCGACGTCGGAGCTTCCTGCAAGGGTCATTTCGCCGCGGAGAACACTGAGGACCTGTTGAAGGTGGTCTCGGAACACCTGAAGACCAAGCACAAGATCAACATGCCGAGCCGCACCATCCTCAACTTCGTGGCCAAGAACACCAAGTAGCTCCCGCCCCCGGTTCGGGGGCCACTAAGGCAAACTAAAGCCTCATGGGCGCCAAGCGAATCTCGGACAAGCTGGTGAGCTGGGCCTCGCAGCTGGACGAGGTCACGATCAGCCAGGCCCTGCGCTCATCGCGCCTGCCGGTGGTCAGCGGGCACATCGCCCTCATGGCCGACGCCCACTTCGGGCTCGGCGCCACCGTCGGCAGCGTTATACCGACCACCTCGGCGCTCATCCCCGCCGCCGTAGGCGTCGACATCGGCTGCGGCATGATCGCCGCCCAGACCGACCTGCCGGCCTCCCACCTGCCCGACGACCTAAAGCCTCTGCTGGGAACCCTGGAGAAGAAGATCCCTTCCGGTGTCGGCGAGGGCCACAAGGAGCCGCTTCCCGAGGCCGAACGCTGGCTGGCCGCCCACCGGCCGCACAGCATCCTCACCGAACGGCAGGTCCAAAAGACCCTGACCCAGTTCGGCACACTGGGAAGCGGCAACCACTTCTTCGAGGTCTGCCTGGACGAGTCCGACACGGTCTGGGTGGTGCTGCACTCCGGCTCCCGGGGAATCGGCAACCAGCTGGCTCAGGGGTACATCAAGACCGCGCAGAAGTACGTGAAGGCGCTCGAGATCAGCCTGGAGGACAAGGATCTCGCCTACCTCGACGAGGGCACCCCCGAGTTCACCGCCTACCTGGCCGACCTGACGTGGGCCCAGGACTACGCCCGGGCCAACCGGGACGCCATGATGGACGCCGGCCTGGCCGCCCTGTTCAAATTCGCCGGGCGGGGCCGCACCCGGCGCCGGATCAACTGCCACCACAACTACACCGCCCGGGAGGAGCATTTCGGCCGAGAGATGTGGATCACCCGGAAGGGCGCGATCAAGGCCGGCCCCGACGACCTCGGGGTGATACCGGGGAGCATGGGGACCCGCTCCTACATCGTCCGGGGCAAGGGGAACCCCGAGAGTTACAACTCGTGCAGCCACGGCGCCGGCCGGGCGATGTCCCGCACCGCGGCCCGCAAGCAGTTCAAGGGGGCCGACCTGGCAAAGGCCATGCAGGGCAAGACGTGGCAGAGCGGGGACGCCTCGGCGCTGGTCGACGAGATTCCCCAGGCCTACAAGGACATCGACCAGGTGATGGCGGACCAGCAGGACCTGGTCGAGGTCCAGCACACCCTGCGCCAGATCCTGAACTACAAGGGAGTCCGCTAGGCCGGGGTTCTCCATCGTTCGGCCAGCTCGAGGACCGGCTCGACCAGCAGCTCGGGCATCGACAGGCCGGCCAGGATCTCCTCGGCGAACGTGTCCTCGGTCTCGGTGACCGCGGCGACGAGCCCCTCGTACCGGGCCGGGCGGTAGCCGAGCAGGACGTCCCGTGCGGTCTCAGCCGGCAGCCGGTCCCGGAACTTCACGTGCAGCAGGGTGAGGCCCTGCGGGACGTCTCCCTTGCGCTCCGGAATGAGAATGACCGGGCGGCCGTCGCTGCGGCCAACGGTCACCTCAACCTCCGCCTTCTCCAGTGCAGCCCGCTTGGTGCCCCTAAGGCGCGGGTCGGTCTCGGTGCGGGAACGCATCTCGGCGGCCACGCCTCCCCGGTCCCTGACGTGGATGGTGGCCCTCCCCGACCGGACGTCGCCCTCCACCACGTAGCGGGTGAAGCCGGTGATCCTCTCGACCGCCGGGTCCAGGGCCGCCAGCGTGCGCAGGGTGCGGTAGCCGAGCAGCTCTGTCCCGGCGCCCACCCGCATGACCTCCTTGACCAGCGGCACCCCGAACAGGCCCTCCTCGGAGCGGGAGATGCCCACCGTGACCGTCTTGGCCTGGTGCTTCACGGCGTCGATCGAACGGGTCAGGTCGTCGATGGCTTGCGTCAGAACCGTCACCAGCTCGTCCAGGAACGCCCGGGGGCCGGCGCCCGACCCCCGCTCCATCTCGTAGGTCTCGAAGGGCAGGTCGCCGATTGCGCAGCGCAGCAGTATCCCCAGCCGCATGGCCGGTCCGAGGTTCATCACCCCGTCGCAGCCGCCGTCGCTGACCGCCTCCAGGAACTTGCGGGCCGATGGCTTGACCCGCGGCCCCAGGTGCAGCAGGACCGAGCCGGCGGTGAGCCCGGCGCTGGCCAGCTCCTGGATGGCAGCCCGTATCTCCCGGAGCGGCAGCGCCCAGGAGTCGATGGTTAGAGCCGCCTCGTAGCCGAAGAGGTGGCCGGCCATCGCGGAGAGGACGAAGTCGACCCGCGGGTGGACCGAGGGGACCAGGATGCTGTCGACCGAGTCGAACGCCTTCTGGCCCCTGGTGGCCACGACTATCGGCGCCGCCTTGTGGGCCCGGTAGATCGCGATCTCCTTCTGGACGTCGGTGGCGTTGGAGCCCTCGAGCCCCGCGGCGCAGACCAGGATCATCGGCTCGGCCGAGAGGTCGATGTGCTTTTTGTCCTCGATCGAGTCGCAGGCCACCGACTTGTAGCAGAGCTCGGAGAGCTTGATCCGCACCTCGGCGGCGGCCACACGGTTGGGCCCGCTGCCGACGACGGCCCAGTAGCGGCGTCGAGCGGCGTGCCGGCCTGCGATGCCGGCGATCTGGTCCCGCATGTCGAGGACCTCGCCCATGGCGTCCGGCAGGTCGAGCAGGGAGCCCAGCAGGGCCGACGACTTCGTCCGGTCCCCGCACCCGGCGGCGTCGGCCATCGCCAGGGCCAGCAGGAATCCGGCCGCGACCTGGGCGTAGAAAGCTTTGGTCGACGCTACGCTCATCTCCAGGTCGCGGCCGTCGGAGGTGTGGACCACTCCGTGGGACTTCTCCGCCAGCTCGGTGTTGCGGCGGTTCACGATGGCGACGACGGCGGCCCCCCGGGCGGTGACCATGTCGACGGTGCGGTTGGTGTCGGTGGTGGTCCCGGACTGGCTGATGGCGATCACAACGGTGTCCTGCATGTCGTCTGCGAGGCCGAAGCCCGAGAGCTCGGACGCAGTAGTCGCGGTCACGGTGACGTCCAGCGGCGCCAGGGCATCCTCCACCGCTCCGGCGACCGACTGTCCGGCAACCGCAGCGGTGCCCTGACCGATCACGATCACCCGGCGGTACCTGCCCTCCTTCAGACCCTCCCGAAGGGAGTCCGGCAGCGCCTTGGCGTCCAGGAGGACCTCGAGAGCCCCGTCCCGCTCGACCACCCGGCCCCTCAGGGTCTTGCGGAACGACTCGGGGGCCTCGGTGATCTCCTTCAAAAGGAAGTGGGGAAAGCCCCGGCGGTCGATGTCCCGGGTGGTGATCTCCGGGTACTGCAGGTCCTCGTCGGTGACCTCGACGACCCTGCCGTCGTAGCCCCGGCGGTCGATGCCCTCAACGGTTCCCGCGCCGTTTGCATCCAGGATAACCAGCCGTCCGGCGGTGTTGTCGCCGTCGATCCGCAGGTAGGACTCTGCCTCCTCGATGACGCCGTACGGCTCGCTGGCCACCACAAAAGCGTCCTCGGCCAGGCCGACGTAAAGGCCCTGCCCGCTCCCCCGAACGGCGAGGTGGAGCTTCTCCGGGGCGATCGCCGAGCTGGCCACGATCGCCATCGACCCCTCGAGCTCCGCCATGGTGGCGGCAAACGCGTCGTCGAGCGGCTCCCCTGCGCCGATGCGGCGGGAGGCCAGCACCGGGATGACCTTGGCGTCGGTGGTGATCACCGCTGCGATGTCCAGGGACTGTTGCGACACCAGCGTCGGGTAGTTGTCGATGTCCCCGTTCAGCACCGCAACCAGGTGGGGCGCATCCAGTGCCGGCCGATCCTCCTCCAGGCCGTCGAGTGGGTGGGCGTTGGCCTCCGAGATGGTCCCGACGCTGGCCCACCGGGTGTGCCCCAGGACCGTGGCGCGGGCCGATTCCGACTGCAGCGCCTTTCGGAGCAGTTGGTCGTTGAGGATTCCCCGGCGGATCGCCGCGACGTTGTCGCCGAGCTCCCCGATCTCGGCGGCGGCCTTGTAGACGAAGCCCAGGGCGCCC is a window encoding:
- the recN gene encoding DNA repair protein RecN, giving the protein MLVELSVTNYAVIERLKVAFGPGFNVLTGETGAGKSIILDALGLLLGDKADPGAIRAGEQQAYVEGIFEVAPEVAAVLSEMLDLDVATDGLIVAREVNASGRSVCRVNGRAFPQRKLAEIGNLLVDVHGQSEHLSLLRPSEHVELLDRYAGVTALRARYAGVVRTLTRTRKEMQALEQEHADAAGRKDLLAFQAQEISAAGLRDGEEEALTGERTLRVNALRIHELVGLAQASLDSDEAGAPGAVEMIGRAVQSLAALERIDPNMGAARHTAETAALQLTELVRDLRDFAEGVEYDQHRLADIEERLNLISSLKRKYGDSVEEVLEFETRANTELARLNSHDSSVAHLEAQVRALRSEAAVLAAELSAARRDAARRLTTAVEEQLDGLGMEGARLGVSFGLSPDPAGLEPGAAGPAAGIVASLPAEAPDEVPAGGPLKFDLTGVDRVEFVISSNPGEPLRPLATIASGGETSRLMLAIKGVLSQADAVPVLVFDEIDAGIGGRVGEAVGRRLWDLGRHHQVVAVTHLPQIAAFGDRHLSVRKQVEDGRTSTQVVPVEGEGRVSELTTMLGSDTEATRRKAAELLIETGKAVASRGGA
- a CDS encoding acyltransferase, translated to MSSLPDSERPTGRRRPFLALAEKTPASRDRYVDFLRAFSISVVVLGHWLIASVYLEDGAVSGVNALHEIPGIWIATWILQVMPLFFFVGGFANLVTLDSLGRKGGDYAGFISSRVDRLLRPTAVYLAVWIPIAIAIDVFSGFSDRELELAFELLTRPLWFLGVYLIMIGLAPAMLKLHRRYGVKAAAGLALGAVVVDLLQFGLDVPIVGNLNYFFVWLFAHQIGFFYAEGSLVKLGPKYFGAMAAGGLALLVLATKYGPYSASMVGLVNERSNTNPPTICILLLTIWQVGLAMLLREPFNRRLARNRTWAKVIALNVMIMTMFLWHQTAVLITVGVLYPLGFPQPETGTPTWWAVRPLWVLSLSVVLALLVLIFSRFERGLKPKKKAAVEAGA
- a CDS encoding RtcB family protein gives rise to the protein MGAKRISDKLVSWASQLDEVTISQALRSSRLPVVSGHIALMADAHFGLGATVGSVIPTTSALIPAAVGVDIGCGMIAAQTDLPASHLPDDLKPLLGTLEKKIPSGVGEGHKEPLPEAERWLAAHRPHSILTERQVQKTLTQFGTLGSGNHFFEVCLDESDTVWVVLHSGSRGIGNQLAQGYIKTAQKYVKALEISLEDKDLAYLDEGTPEFTAYLADLTWAQDYARANRDAMMDAGLAALFKFAGRGRTRRRINCHHNYTAREEHFGREMWITRKGAIKAGPDDLGVIPGSMGTRSYIVRGKGNPESYNSCSHGAGRAMSRTAARKQFKGADLAKAMQGKTWQSGDASALVDEIPQAYKDIDQVMADQQDLVEVQHTLRQILNYKGVR
- a CDS encoding SIS domain-containing protein, whose protein sequence is MCGIIAVLKRRSGRPAPDRAALVGGMEAALRHLSAPETPLVERLHSAGEHLGEVNALLKGTPGATALVTEPALAGELEDLAARIAGKVEELDSRIDATPGTVSPDELERVNAGLVDVKDRLWAVQHDRLGTARELASLAGQNPSCSAIESYGSIQTALAAIDRLEVRGRDSAGVHVLVWDHGLDLDEPSVAKLIARRDDPLFTSGVVRTAPGALGFVYKAAAEIGELGDNVAAIRRGILNDQLLRKALQSESARATVLGHTRWASVGTISEANAHPLDGLEEDRPALDAPHLVAVLNGDIDNYPTLVSQQSLDIAAVITTDAKVIPVLASRRIGAGEPLDDAFAATMAELEGSMAIVASSAIAPEKLHLAVRGSGQGLYVGLAEDAFVVASEPYGVIEEAESYLRIDGDNTAGRLVILDANGAGTVEGIDRRGYDGRVVEVTDEDLQYPEITTRDIDRRGFPHFLLKEITEAPESFRKTLRGRVVERDGALEVLLDAKALPDSLREGLKEGRYRRVIVIGQGTAAVAGQSVAGAVEDALAPLDVTVTATTASELSGFGLADDMQDTVVIAISQSGTTTDTNRTVDMVTARGAAVVAIVNRRNTELAEKSHGVVHTSDGRDLEMSVASTKAFYAQVAAGFLLALAMADAAGCGDRTKSSALLGSLLDLPDAMGEVLDMRDQIAGIAGRHAARRRYWAVVGSGPNRVAAAEVRIKLSELCYKSVACDSIEDKKHIDLSAEPMILVCAAGLEGSNATDVQKEIAIYRAHKAAPIVVATRGQKAFDSVDSILVPSVHPRVDFVLSAMAGHLFGYEAALTIDSWALPLREIRAAIQELASAGLTAGSVLLHLGPRVKPSARKFLEAVSDGGCDGVMNLGPAMRLGILLRCAIGDLPFETYEMERGSGAGPRAFLDELVTVLTQAIDDLTRSIDAVKHQAKTVTVGISRSEEGLFGVPLVKEVMRVGAGTELLGYRTLRTLAALDPAVERITGFTRYVVEGDVRSGRATIHVRDRGGVAAEMRSRTETDPRLRGTKRAALEKAEVEVTVGRSDGRPVILIPERKGDVPQGLTLLHVKFRDRLPAETARDVLLGYRPARYEGLVAAVTETEDTFAEEILAGLSMPELLVEPVLELAERWRTPA